The DNA window AGGACACCCCATCAGACTTTCTGTGCCATCTTTTATACACAGAAATTCAAAGTTGGTAACATTCCAAATTCAGCCTCTCATAATATTATGATTGGTTAATAGtttccagagaagggcagtgaagGTGGAGGAGGGTCTGGAGCTCAAGTCTTATGAcgagtggctgagggagctgggatgtttagctgggagaaaaggaggttcagggggaCCTTATCGCcctctacaactgcctgaaaggatgTTCTAGCAGGTGGGGATTGGTGTCCCTGACAGCTAGTGACAGGATGAAAGAACATAGTCTTaggctgcaccaggggagaCTTAGcttggacattaggaagaatttctttagaGAGGTGATTATACACTGAAATGGACTGCCCaaggaggtgatggagtcaccgGTCCTGGATATATTTAAGGAAAGACTTAATGTGGCCCTTTatgccatggtctagttgacacAGTGGTATTGGGTCATCACTGGGATTTGGTGatctcttttccaaccttattgattctgtgattccatacAAGTTACATGTCCTCAGTTAACTTCTACATTTGCTCAGGGAAATGCTTAACCTTCACTTAAACAGGTCTTTCTGACCCGTAGatgtgtttttttgtgttatAATGAACATAGTTTAGCTATAGGATATATGGACCTTGAGTATTTTGCAAAGTTATCAATGTATACATAGACATAAATCCACATCTTGATTTACTACATCTTCAAGGCTTGTTAAATGCCAGGATGTCATTGACTAAGGGATGCTAGCTGCTGACAGTTCCACTGAGGAGGTCTTCTTTCTTGCTGATTAGTCTTGCAAGTATACAAAGGTCTTACATCAAAGAACATCCTGACTTTAGATAATCTTGACCTATTCCACATTTGGCAATTTACCTCTTACATtctggggcagctggagggagaGGATGCCACTGCTGCTTGgactctgctcccagcaccctgGGTAGTGGGAGAAGGATGTGCTTGGAGAAGTCCTGGCGCTTGATGGGACCTTGGTGAGGAGCTCGGAGAAATTACAGGGCCACAAGAGGTCCTGGATGAGGGAGTACAACTTGATGTGCTTGTgtgggggagaaggaaaaggcacTTGGCTTGCAAAGCAGCGGCTCTCAGAGCATGGCTTTGAAATCACATGTGCACACTGGTGGCACTGACACAATTAACCtctcctcttgtcctgtctctggttGCACTAGGTTTCTGCCTGCATTCCTGTACTTAGGCTGGCCAGAACCCGTAAGAAGGTTTTGTTTTACTGTCACTTTCCCGATCAACTTCTGACCAAGAGAGAATCTTTCCTGAAGCGCCTCTACAGACTGCCGCTCGACTGGCTGGAAGAGTACACGACTGGCATGGCAGACTGTATCGTTGTGAACAGCAAGTTCACTGCCAGCGTGTTCAAAGACACATTTAAGTCCCTGTCACACATAAAACCAGATGTCCTCTACCCATCGCTCAACATCGGTAGCTTTGAAGAAATTGTTCCTGCAGACATAGCTGATCTGATACcgaaaaagaaaaagttcttgTTCCTTTCCATTAATAGatatgagagaaaaaagaatctGGCATTGGCTCTCGAAGCTTTGCACGAACTTCGAGGGAGACTTGATTCTCATGAGTGGGATGAAGTTCACCTGGTTATGGCAGGTGGTTATGATAAGAGAGTTCTGGAAAACGTGGAGCACTATGAAGAGCTGAGGAGACTTGCAGCCAAACTTGATGTTAATGACCATGTGACTTTTCTGAGATCATTCTCAGATGAACAGAAAATCTCTCTTTTTAGtaattctgtgtgtgtgctttaTACACCAAGCAATGAACATTTTGGCATTGTCCCTTTGGAGGCAATGTATATGAGATGTCCAGTTATAGCAGTTAATTCAGGTGGTCCTTTAGAATCAATCGCACATAATGTTACAGGATTTTTGTGTGATCCTCTGCCAACGCAATTTGCTGATGCCATGGAAAAAA is part of the Vidua chalybeata isolate OUT-0048 chromosome 1, bVidCha1 merged haplotype, whole genome shotgun sequence genome and encodes:
- the ALG2 gene encoding alpha-1,3/1,6-mannosyltransferase ALG2, yielding MEEAEEAGAAGPSVLFLHPDLGLGGAERLVVDAALALRARGCRVQIWTAHYDPGRCFAETRGLAVRRAGGWLPRSLCGRGHALCAALRMAFVALYVLLLSGETFDAFVCDQVSACIPVLRLARTRKKVLFYCHFPDQLLTKRESFLKRLYRLPLDWLEEYTTGMADCIVVNSKFTASVFKDTFKSLSHIKPDVLYPSLNIGSFEEIVPADIADLIPKKKKFLFLSINRYERKKNLALALEALHELRGRLDSHEWDEVHLVMAGGYDKRVLENVEHYEELRRLAAKLDVNDHVTFLRSFSDEQKISLFSNSVCVLYTPSNEHFGIVPLEAMYMRCPVIAVNSGGPLESIAHNVTGFLCDPLPTQFADAMEKIVRDPLLKDTMGAAGRVRVMEKFSSEAFSEQLYQYIRRLTE